One Coriobacteriia bacterium genomic region harbors:
- a CDS encoding iron ABC transporter permease translates to MNPRRDTRPALVLAALVIGFPVAMVAGVAFGAVSVPVGDVIAAIAGALRGGGGGLADTLIVDVRLPRVVLAAIVGASLAGAGALYQALFRNPLADPYILGISSGAGLGAMAAIVATATATALRFAAVPLAAFVGATLTMLLVVRLATRRGRLDPTSLLLAGVALSYTLAAVTSFLMVVAREQMASIVYWMMGGFSAASWPYVAMVAPMFALGIVVPLATTRELNLMLLGDERAGHLGLSVERFKLLTLASASLLTAAAVSVAGLIGFVGLMVPHMVRIVIGPDHRKLLPASFFAGAIALVLADLVARTIIRPIEIPVGIVTAVLGGPFFIWLLVRGRAGR, encoded by the coding sequence ATGAACCCTCGCCGAGACACCCGCCCAGCGCTCGTCCTCGCGGCCCTCGTCATCGGCTTTCCGGTGGCGATGGTCGCGGGGGTGGCGTTCGGCGCTGTCTCGGTGCCGGTCGGCGACGTCATCGCCGCGATCGCCGGTGCGTTGCGGGGCGGCGGTGGTGGGCTCGCCGATACGCTCATCGTTGACGTGCGCCTCCCACGCGTCGTGTTGGCCGCCATCGTCGGGGCATCGCTCGCCGGCGCCGGGGCGCTCTACCAGGCGCTGTTTCGCAACCCGCTCGCCGACCCCTACATCCTCGGCATCTCGAGCGGTGCCGGGCTCGGCGCGATGGCTGCGATCGTCGCCACCGCCACGGCGACCGCGCTGCGGTTCGCCGCTGTCCCGCTCGCCGCATTTGTCGGCGCCACCCTCACGATGTTGCTTGTCGTGCGCCTCGCCACCCGCCGAGGCCGGCTCGACCCGACGTCGCTCTTGCTCGCCGGTGTCGCGCTGTCCTACACACTCGCTGCTGTGACGTCGTTTCTCATGGTGGTCGCCCGCGAGCAGATGGCGTCGATCGTCTACTGGATGATGGGCGGGTTCTCGGCGGCGTCGTGGCCGTACGTTGCGATGGTCGCGCCGATGTTCGCGCTCGGCATCGTGGTCCCGCTCGCCACCACTCGCGAGCTCAACCTCATGTTGCTCGGCGACGAACGCGCGGGCCATCTCGGCCTGTCGGTCGAGCGCTTCAAGCTGCTCACGCTCGCATCCGCCTCGCTACTCACGGCCGCGGCCGTCTCCGTCGCGGGGCTCATCGGCTTCGTAGGCCTCATGGTCCCCCACATGGTGCGGATCGTGATCGGGCCCGACCACCGAAAGCTGCTTCCGGCGTCGTTCTTCGCCGGCGCGATCGCGCTTGTGCTTGCCGACCTCGTCGCTCGCACCATCATCCGGCCCATCGAGATACCGGTCGGCATCGTGACCGCGGTGCTCGGCGGGCCGTTCTTCATCTGGCTGCTCGTGCGGGGGAGGGCCGGCCGATGA
- a CDS encoding ABC transporter substrate-binding protein, whose amino-acid sequence MSRTNARHARIRATRTVALALLAVAALIALSGCAAQPAAPAAPEAPAVAPAFPVTITDDAGKSVTIDAEPQRIVSLAPANTEIAFALGLGDRIVGVTTYDDYPAEVKDIAKVGDFTTPNFEAIAAADPDLVLATTGVQADAIKKLESLGATVIAIDPQNLAGVYADIERVGKATGTSEKAATLVADMKDEVAAVQDAVSSATPVTAFVEIAQNPLFTAGKGTLIDELVTLAGGKSVVTQDGYVAYSSEQVIKADPDVYLATKGSMSNPAELAKRAGFSKLSAVKADRVFVLDDNLVSRPGPRVVEGLKQIASFLHPDTAPTGQ is encoded by the coding sequence ATGTCCCGCACGAATGCACGACACGCACGGATCCGCGCTACTCGCACGGTGGCGCTCGCGCTGCTCGCCGTCGCCGCGCTCATCGCACTCAGCGGCTGTGCCGCACAGCCTGCGGCCCCCGCAGCACCCGAAGCCCCCGCAGTAGCACCGGCGTTTCCCGTGACGATCACAGACGACGCCGGCAAGTCAGTGACCATCGATGCCGAGCCACAGCGGATCGTCTCGCTTGCGCCGGCCAACACCGAGATTGCGTTCGCCCTCGGACTCGGCGATCGCATCGTTGGCGTGACCACCTACGACGACTACCCGGCTGAGGTGAAGGACATCGCGAAGGTCGGCGACTTCACGACGCCCAACTTCGAGGCGATCGCCGCGGCCGACCCGGACCTCGTGCTCGCCACCACCGGCGTTCAAGCCGACGCGATCAAGAAGCTCGAGTCGCTCGGCGCAACGGTCATCGCGATCGACCCGCAGAACTTGGCGGGCGTCTACGCCGACATCGAGCGCGTGGGCAAGGCCACCGGAACATCCGAGAAGGCCGCGACCCTCGTGGCCGACATGAAGGATGAGGTCGCTGCGGTTCAGGACGCCGTTTCCTCGGCCACGCCCGTTACCGCATTCGTCGAGATCGCGCAGAACCCGCTGTTCACGGCGGGCAAAGGCACCCTCATCGACGAGCTGGTCACGCTGGCCGGCGGGAAGAGCGTGGTCACCCAGGACGGGTACGTCGCATACTCCAGCGAGCAGGTCATCAAGGCCGATCCCGACGTGTACCTCGCGACCAAGGGCTCGATGAGCAATCCCGCAGAGCTGGCGAAGCGTGCCGGCTTCTCGAAGCTCTCGGCGGTCAAGGCCGACCGCGTCTTCGTACTCGACGACAATCTCGTCTCTCGTCCAGGACCTCGCGTCGTCGAAGGGTTGAAGCAGATCGCATCGTTCCTGCACCCCGACACAGCACCGACGGGCCAGTAG
- a CDS encoding anaerobic ribonucleoside-triphosphate reductase activating protein: MRSVSRVRCGPASWATTARSSPSTPARRASSPSASASPRTVPSSTDLRVGGLSPLSSVDWPGELVATVFTRGCPWLCPYCHNSHLRGGGTAAVAEGDGFTWDDVLLLLRGRVGLLDGVVFTGGEPLAQSALAGAMSEVRELGFRVGLHTGGPLPERMREVLPLVDWVGFDFKAPFADYERVTGVAGSGESARESFEALIASGVPFEVRTTVHSVLLDDAALVRMAEELTACGAASWVLQPFRPQGCDDEALLAAPRERFVLPEALASGPLAVEIRE, encoded by the coding sequence ATGAGGAGCGTCAGCCGTGTGAGGTGTGGACCCGCGTCATGGGCTACCACCGCCCGGTCCAGTCCTTCAACGCCGGCAAGAAGGGCGAGTTCGCCGAGCGCGTCTGCTTCACCGAGGACCGTGCCGAGCTCAACTGATCTGCGGGTCGGGGGACTGTCGCCGCTCTCGAGCGTCGACTGGCCCGGCGAGCTTGTGGCCACCGTGTTCACGCGCGGCTGCCCGTGGCTCTGCCCGTACTGCCACAACTCCCACCTTCGCGGCGGCGGCACTGCCGCCGTTGCGGAGGGGGATGGCTTCACCTGGGACGACGTGCTCCTACTGCTGCGGGGGCGCGTCGGCCTGCTTGATGGCGTCGTGTTCACGGGCGGCGAGCCGCTCGCCCAGAGCGCGCTCGCTGGTGCGATGAGCGAAGTGCGCGAACTCGGCTTCCGCGTGGGACTTCACACGGGCGGGCCGTTGCCGGAGCGCATGCGCGAGGTGCTTCCGCTGGTGGACTGGGTCGGCTTCGACTTCAAGGCTCCCTTCGCCGACTACGAACGCGTCACCGGGGTGGCAGGCAGCGGCGAGTCCGCCCGCGAAAGCTTCGAGGCGCTCATCGCCAGCGGCGTGCCATTCGAGGTGCGCACGACGGTGCACTCCGTGCTGCTCGACGACGCGGCTCTGGTTCGGATGGCTGAAGAGCTCACCGCGTGTGGCGCAGCAAGCTGGGTGCTGCAGCCGTTCAGGCCGCAGGGCTGCGACGACGAGGCGCTGCTCGCGGCCCCGCGGGAGCGATTCGTCCTGCCCGAGGCACTCGCGAGCGGCCCGCTCGCCGTCGAGATCCGCGAGTAG
- a CDS encoding ribonucleoside triphosphate reductase — MSAQGVSAPSGIITRGGQLAPFELEKIRSAIERAGKATNEFDGEEADLLAKQAFKVLAHRFVDAPPHIEQIQDVVEQVLISANHFATARAYIVYREQRARLREDKRTVVEVESSMNEYLSRADWRVNANANQGYSLGGLILNVSGKVVANYWLSHVYPREVGAAHRDGDVHIHDLDMLAGYCAGWSLRTLLTEGLNGVPGKVESGPPKHLSSAVGQIVNFLGTLQNEWAGAQAFSSFDTYMAAFVRKDNLDYDSVRQSIQELVYNLNVPSRWGTQTPFTNLTFDWTCPEDLAGEYPVIGGVTQEFTYGELQAEMDMINRAYIEVMTEGDALGRVFTFPIPTYNITPEFPWESENATLLFEMTAKYGLPYFQNFLNSELKPNMVRSMCCRLQLDLTELLKRGNGLFGSAEQTGSLGVVTVNCARLGHLYAGNETALYAALDTLLELSRTSLELKRKVIQHHIDNGLFPYTKRYLGTLRNHFSTIGVNGINEMVRNFTGDAHDITTPEGHALAIRFLDHVREQIVRFQEETGHLYNLEATPAEGTTYRFAREDRKRYPDIIQAGTEDNPYYTNSSQLPAGFTDDPFEALTRQEELQRKYTGGTVLHLYMGERVSSADACKKLVKRSLENFRLPYITITPTFSVCPVHGYLEGEHEYCPKCDEELLDRKRLEATTCC, encoded by the coding sequence ATGTCGGCGCAGGGCGTTTCAGCACCATCAGGGATTATCACGCGCGGGGGTCAACTCGCGCCGTTTGAGCTGGAGAAGATCCGCTCGGCTATCGAGCGCGCGGGCAAGGCGACCAACGAGTTCGACGGCGAAGAGGCCGATCTGCTCGCCAAGCAGGCGTTCAAGGTGCTCGCGCACCGATTCGTCGATGCGCCTCCGCACATCGAGCAGATTCAAGACGTCGTCGAGCAGGTACTCATCAGCGCCAACCACTTCGCGACGGCCCGTGCCTACATCGTCTACCGCGAGCAGCGCGCACGCCTTCGCGAAGACAAGCGCACCGTCGTCGAGGTCGAAAGCTCGATGAACGAGTACCTGTCGCGCGCAGACTGGCGCGTCAACGCCAACGCCAATCAGGGCTACTCGCTTGGCGGGCTCATCCTCAACGTCTCAGGCAAGGTCGTCGCCAACTACTGGCTCTCCCACGTCTATCCGCGGGAGGTCGGCGCGGCGCACCGCGACGGTGACGTCCACATCCACGACCTCGATATGCTCGCTGGCTACTGCGCCGGCTGGTCGCTTCGCACGCTCCTCACCGAGGGCCTCAACGGCGTGCCGGGCAAAGTCGAGTCCGGCCCCCCCAAGCACCTCTCGAGCGCCGTGGGACAGATCGTGAACTTCCTCGGCACGCTACAAAACGAGTGGGCGGGCGCGCAGGCGTTCTCGAGCTTCGACACCTACATGGCGGCGTTCGTCCGCAAGGACAACCTCGACTACGACTCGGTGCGCCAGTCGATCCAGGAGCTCGTCTACAACCTCAACGTGCCATCGCGTTGGGGCACCCAGACGCCGTTCACCAATCTCACATTCGACTGGACGTGCCCCGAGGACCTCGCGGGTGAGTACCCGGTCATCGGCGGCGTGACGCAGGAGTTCACCTACGGCGAGCTGCAGGCCGAGATGGACATGATTAACCGCGCCTACATCGAGGTCATGACAGAGGGCGATGCGCTCGGACGCGTCTTCACCTTCCCGATTCCCACCTACAACATCACGCCCGAGTTCCCCTGGGAGTCCGAGAACGCCACGCTTCTGTTCGAGATGACGGCGAAGTACGGCCTGCCCTACTTCCAGAACTTCCTCAACTCCGAGCTCAAGCCAAACATGGTCCGCTCGATGTGCTGCCGCCTGCAGCTCGATCTCACCGAGCTGCTCAAGCGCGGCAACGGCCTCTTCGGTTCCGCCGAGCAGACTGGCTCGCTCGGCGTCGTGACCGTCAACTGCGCACGCCTCGGCCACCTGTACGCCGGCAACGAGACCGCGCTGTACGCCGCGCTCGACACGCTGCTCGAGCTTTCGCGCACCTCACTCGAGCTCAAGCGCAAGGTCATCCAGCACCACATCGACAACGGGCTCTTCCCGTACACCAAGCGCTACCTCGGCACCTTGCGCAACCACTTCTCGACGATCGGCGTCAACGGTATCAACGAGATGGTCCGCAACTTCACAGGTGATGCGCACGACATCACCACGCCGGAAGGGCACGCGCTTGCCATCCGCTTCCTCGACCACGTGCGCGAGCAGATCGTGCGCTTCCAGGAGGAGACCGGGCATCTTTACAACCTCGAGGCCACGCCGGCCGAGGGGACGACCTACCGCTTCGCGCGCGAAGACCGCAAGCGCTACCCCGACATCATCCAGGCCGGTACCGAGGACAACCCGTACTACACCAACTCCTCGCAACTGCCCGCCGGCTTCACCGACGACCCGTTCGAGGCCCTCACCCGCCAAGAGGAACTGCAGCGCAAGTACACCGGCGGCACCGTGCTGCACCTCTACATGGGCGAGCGCGTCTCATCGGCGGACGCCTGCAAGAAGCTCGTGAAGCGCTCACTTGAGAACTTCCGCCTGCCCTACATCACCATCACGCCCACGTTCTCGGTCTGCCCGGTCCATGGGTACCTCGAGGGCGAGCACGAGTACTGCCCGAAGTGCGACGAGGAGCTGCTCGACCGCAAGCGCCTCGAAGCGACAACCTGCTGTTAG
- a CDS encoding Lrp/AsnC family transcriptional regulator yields the protein MPAKGVTLDDIDRKLISGLQDDARCSYAELGRQIGLSAPAVAERMRRLEASGIVTGYHASIDLKKAGFGIVAFVRLSSPPDLAPQLERLATETPEVLEFDRVTGTEGYVMKLAVTSIEHLERIVVKFLPYGQTTTSIVLSSPVTWRKVPV from the coding sequence ATGCCTGCGAAAGGAGTGACATTGGACGACATCGACCGCAAACTCATTTCCGGGCTGCAAGACGACGCCCGCTGCAGTTACGCCGAGCTTGGACGCCAGATCGGACTGTCCGCACCGGCGGTCGCCGAGCGGATGCGACGCCTCGAGGCGTCGGGAATCGTCACCGGATATCACGCGAGCATCGACCTGAAGAAGGCCGGCTTCGGGATCGTCGCGTTCGTGCGGCTTTCCTCGCCGCCAGACCTAGCGCCCCAACTCGAACGGCTCGCCACCGAGACTCCGGAGGTCCTCGAGTTCGACCGGGTGACCGGCACCGAGGGCTACGTCATGAAGCTCGCGGTGACATCCATCGAGCACCTGGAGCGGATCGTGGTGAAGTTCCTCCCCTACGGGCAGACGACCACGTCAATCGTGCTGTCCTCGCCCGTTACGTGGCGCAAGGTGCCGGTCTGA
- a CDS encoding CrcB family protein: MKEVAYVAAGGAIGAALRHLINVALAGRSAIGFPWQTVTVNVAGAFLIGVLIALPWAGMEPGAAWRLFLVTGILGGFTTFSALSYESLELITGGHATAGLANMFGSGVAGLVAAWAGVTVGKMI; the protein is encoded by the coding sequence ATGAAGGAAGTCGCCTACGTTGCGGCCGGTGGCGCCATCGGCGCTGCGCTTCGACATCTCATCAACGTCGCGCTCGCCGGGCGATCGGCGATCGGGTTTCCCTGGCAAACCGTGACGGTCAACGTTGCCGGCGCATTCCTCATCGGGGTGCTGATCGCTCTTCCCTGGGCTGGGATGGAGCCCGGGGCCGCATGGCGGCTGTTTCTGGTCACCGGCATCCTCGGCGGGTTCACGACCTTCTCGGCGCTGTCGTACGAGTCGCTTGAGCTTATAACGGGCGGGCATGCGACGGCTGGTCTCGCGAACATGTTCGGGAGCGGCGTCGCGGGCCTGGTGGCTGCGTGGGCCGGAGTCACAGTCGGCAAGATGATCTGA
- a CDS encoding DUF4126 domain-containing protein, whose product MVDLLTGITLAAPAGLNAYIPVLAVAIAQRVGWVNLSGPYAHMGDWWFIALVSVLLIVELVADKVPAVDHVNDAIQTIVRPAAGGLLAVAASGEGSIQPWLMLAAGVIIAGGVHAVKASARPLINGVTGGAGAPVASTVEDVGAVGLSVMAIAAPIIAAIVVVVGVIVVVWMIRRWRERRARTRIEAPAP is encoded by the coding sequence ATCGTGGACCTACTCACAGGCATCACGCTTGCTGCCCCGGCAGGGCTGAACGCCTACATCCCGGTTCTGGCCGTGGCGATCGCCCAGCGCGTCGGGTGGGTGAACCTCTCCGGTCCCTACGCGCACATGGGCGATTGGTGGTTCATCGCGCTCGTGTCGGTGCTCCTCATCGTCGAGCTCGTCGCCGACAAGGTCCCCGCGGTCGACCACGTCAACGACGCCATCCAGACGATCGTTCGTCCAGCGGCAGGTGGACTCCTGGCCGTTGCGGCATCCGGTGAGGGCTCGATTCAGCCGTGGCTGATGCTCGCGGCCGGCGTGATCATCGCGGGCGGCGTACACGCGGTCAAGGCGTCGGCTCGCCCACTGATCAACGGCGTGACCGGCGGCGCGGGCGCCCCCGTCGCGTCGACGGTTGAGGATGTCGGTGCCGTTGGACTGTCGGTCATGGCTATCGCCGCACCCATCATCGCCGCTATCGTCGTAGTCGTAGGCGTGATCGTGGTTGTCTGGATGATCAGACGCTGGAGGGAACGGAGAGCTCGGACCCGCATCGAGGCCCCCGCTCCTTAG
- a CDS encoding ATP-grasp domain-containing protein translates to MARVLVAQSVDWIGTARLLPMLAAAGVSCDLMDRGGSYASASWRARKRIAVDGAAEAIALEVLRVASDYKAVVLTDEVLIRNVIRLGGKEASRILGGPRANVRTLCNKTLFSPAARAAGLRVADFEVAESAAQAAQAAQRLGGRVVVKGRWGAGGRSVRMVDSSAAASIAADEVGCPVLVERFVDGELINMPCLYSRGKLVAAMAARKLELTGENGPSSINEFLPIDDRILRTAQAIGAAFSMNGFASADAFLVDDGDPVILEINPRPVPQLHIGTSVGVDMGRAYADVLAKRWDGTPRLADRGRVVRLFPQNLLHQQEALGRREGTRAWRASSGAFIDMPWNDPGLLLRDLRRMRGDAPA, encoded by the coding sequence ATGGCCCGAGTTCTCGTTGCCCAATCTGTTGACTGGATCGGCACCGCACGGCTGTTGCCCATGCTTGCAGCGGCGGGCGTGTCCTGCGACCTGATGGACCGCGGTGGCAGCTACGCGTCTGCCTCATGGCGTGCCCGCAAGCGAATCGCTGTCGATGGAGCCGCGGAGGCGATCGCGCTCGAGGTGTTGCGTGTCGCCAGCGACTACAAAGCGGTCGTTCTCACCGACGAGGTCCTCATCCGCAACGTCATTCGACTCGGCGGCAAGGAAGCCAGTCGCATCCTCGGCGGTCCGCGCGCGAACGTCCGTACACTGTGCAACAAGACACTCTTCTCGCCGGCAGCCCGAGCCGCAGGCCTTCGTGTCGCGGACTTCGAGGTGGCCGAGTCTGCCGCGCAAGCAGCCCAGGCCGCTCAGCGACTTGGCGGGCGTGTGGTCGTGAAGGGCCGATGGGGTGCGGGAGGTCGCTCGGTTCGGATGGTGGACTCGTCGGCTGCGGCGTCCATCGCGGCCGATGAGGTCGGCTGCCCGGTGCTCGTGGAGCGGTTCGTCGACGGCGAGCTCATCAACATGCCGTGCCTCTACAGTCGCGGGAAGCTTGTCGCCGCCATGGCTGCGCGTAAGCTTGAGCTCACCGGCGAGAACGGCCCATCGAGCATCAACGAGTTCCTGCCCATCGATGATCGGATCCTGCGCACGGCACAAGCCATCGGTGCGGCGTTCTCGATGAATGGCTTCGCGAGTGCGGATGCGTTCCTGGTCGATGACGGAGACCCGGTGATTCTCGAGATCAATCCGCGGCCCGTTCCCCAGCTTCACATCGGCACGTCGGTCGGTGTTGACATGGGGCGCGCCTACGCCGACGTGCTCGCCAAGCGGTGGGACGGAACACCGCGCCTCGCTGACCGGGGCCGGGTCGTCCGCCTCTTCCCGCAGAACCTTCTGCACCAGCAGGAGGCGCTCGGCCGACGCGAGGGCACGCGTGCGTGGCGCGCGTCGAGCGGCGCGTTCATCGACATGCCGTGGAACGACCCCGGGCTGTTGTTGCGTGACCTGAGGCGGATGCGCGGCGACGCCCCCGCATGA
- a CDS encoding VWA domain-containing protein, translating to MAQRKQPKKEPAKKPEDRSILINFVLDKSGSMSAIEDATISGFNEFKGAQADEEGDAFFTLTVFDSRSYTVCEAVPLREVPDLDRANYRPGGCTALFDAIGETMRITDDFVAANHPDQVLFVIMTDGMENASQEFTSQMVFDLIRARQDVADYEFMYLGANQDSYAAGESMGLRKGRTLDYAHSSAGASEGISRASCNVSAYRRHGDKKRDAFFSSDMELLGRIEARKWREMSPEERQRHLEGEGGPQA from the coding sequence ATGGCACAGAGGAAGCAGCCCAAGAAGGAGCCGGCCAAGAAGCCGGAGGACCGTTCGATCCTCATCAACTTCGTACTCGACAAGTCGGGGTCGATGTCGGCGATCGAAGACGCGACCATCTCGGGCTTCAACGAGTTCAAGGGCGCCCAGGCGGATGAGGAGGGCGATGCCTTCTTCACTCTCACGGTATTCGATAGCCGCTCCTACACGGTGTGCGAGGCGGTACCGCTTCGCGAGGTCCCGGATCTCGATCGCGCCAACTATCGCCCCGGCGGCTGCACGGCGCTGTTCGACGCCATCGGCGAGACCATGCGCATCACCGACGACTTCGTCGCCGCGAACCACCCCGACCAGGTGCTGTTCGTGATCATGACGGACGGGATGGAGAACGCGAGTCAGGAGTTCACCAGTCAGATGGTGTTTGATCTGATCAGGGCCAGACAGGACGTGGCCGACTACGAGTTCATGTACTTGGGAGCGAACCAGGACAGCTACGCCGCCGGTGAGTCCATGGGGCTGCGCAAGGGTCGCACGCTCGACTACGCGCACTCTTCTGCCGGGGCCAGCGAGGGCATCAGTCGCGCGTCGTGCAACGTGAGCGCATATCGGCGGCACGGCGATAAGAAGCGAGATGCCTTCTTCTCGTCGGACATGGAACTGCTCGGTCGTATCGAGGCTCGGAAGTGGCGTGAGATGAGCCCGGAGGAGCGTCAGCGGCACCTCGAGGGGGAAGGTGGGCCGCAGGCGTAA
- a CDS encoding helix-turn-helix transcriptional regulator — MDDTRIGSLIRAHRRSAGLTLDEVAERVGVTAGALSHIESGRRLPSPRTALDIGHALGIPDEEMLSALDEEHSTRRRDSVAGKQKPSSPARDLTYMKAMPIEELFDVAGTTPPVSARLSMRSASPAPSRDGRSARTTARWSVDREARLEALDDLAMTAAEAIRTLTGLLDDNDPAIAQAATRQLAELGVKPPNR; from the coding sequence ATGGACGACACACGAATCGGATCGTTGATACGCGCGCACCGTCGGTCCGCCGGTCTGACGCTCGACGAGGTGGCGGAGCGTGTCGGCGTGACGGCAGGCGCGCTCTCCCACATCGAGAGCGGGCGCAGGCTGCCGAGCCCACGGACCGCGCTCGATATCGGTCATGCACTCGGCATTCCTGACGAAGAGATGCTCTCAGCGCTCGACGAGGAGCATTCGACGCGCAGGCGGGACTCTGTTGCGGGGAAGCAGAAGCCGTCATCCCCCGCGCGTGACCTGACCTACATGAAGGCGATGCCAATCGAGGAACTGTTCGACGTCGCGGGGACTACTCCCCCGGTGTCGGCTCGGCTCTCGATGCGGTCGGCGTCACCCGCCCCGAGTCGCGATGGTCGCAGCGCGCGAACGACGGCCCGCTGGTCGGTGGACCGGGAAGCCCGACTCGAGGCACTGGACGACCTCGCCATGACGGCCGCCGAGGCGATCCGAACCCTCACGGGGCTGCTCGACGACAACGACCCGGCCATCGCGCAGGCGGCAACTCGGCAACTCGCTGAGCTCGGCGTAAAGCCGCCCAACCGCTGA
- a CDS encoding GtrA family protein, translating to MSDLRQSVSNVYDVHGEKFRYLVVGVMNTLVNYAMFALAIRFLSEPLEAAAGVDHKTAAIILQWATWIVAVVWSTTTMKYLVFRSKGHFGHEVFRAYFIYLPAQGLSSLILWSGMHFLGLSALVAQLAAIVVTTVISYLGHKYFTFKKPSGQAEPPVSE from the coding sequence GTGAGCGATCTTCGACAATCGGTGAGCAACGTGTACGACGTGCATGGCGAGAAGTTTCGCTACCTCGTCGTCGGCGTGATGAACACGCTCGTCAACTACGCGATGTTCGCGCTTGCGATCCGGTTCCTCTCCGAGCCGCTGGAGGCGGCTGCGGGAGTGGACCACAAGACCGCAGCGATCATCCTCCAGTGGGCGACGTGGATCGTCGCCGTCGTCTGGTCGACCACGACGATGAAGTACCTCGTGTTCCGCTCCAAGGGCCACTTCGGCCACGAGGTGTTTCGTGCCTACTTCATCTATCTGCCTGCCCAAGGCCTCTCATCGCTCATCCTGTGGTCCGGGATGCACTTTCTCGGACTGTCTGCGCTCGTCGCGCAGCTCGCGGCCATCGTGGTGACCACGGTCATCAGCTACCTCGGCCACAAGTACTTCACCTTCAAGAAGCCGAGTGGGCAGGCGGAGCCGCCGGTTTCCGAGTAG
- a CDS encoding polyprenol monophosphomannose synthase: MRTVVVVPTYNEAGNIQRLAELLLALEPFVDVLIVDDNSPDGTGRLGDEIAAGNDRFHMLHRTEKRGYSASSKEGMQWALSHGYEAVATMDGDLSHDPDVLPRLMAAVEAGADLAIGSRYTPGGEIQVDWGPFRRAVSQAGSAYARMMVGTPTRDCTSGYRCYNAAMLRTIPIMAIQSEGYSFLIELLAGLRDRNATIVEVPITYVDRRHGASKISKSIIFEALGRTTSVGLARVTGKRRREAGSVGPS, encoded by the coding sequence GTGCGCACCGTCGTCGTAGTGCCCACATACAACGAAGCCGGCAACATCCAGCGACTCGCCGAGCTGCTGCTCGCGCTCGAGCCTTTCGTCGACGTCCTCATCGTCGATGACAACTCGCCTGATGGAACCGGGCGACTCGGCGACGAGATCGCTGCGGGCAATGACCGCTTTCACATGCTGCACCGCACCGAGAAGCGCGGCTACTCGGCATCCTCCAAAGAGGGCATGCAGTGGGCGCTGTCGCATGGCTACGAGGCTGTCGCCACGATGGACGGAGACCTGTCGCACGATCCGGATGTGCTGCCTCGGCTCATGGCGGCCGTGGAGGCGGGCGCAGATCTCGCGATCGGCTCGCGCTACACGCCCGGCGGCGAGATCCAGGTCGACTGGGGCCCCTTCCGACGCGCCGTCAGTCAGGCCGGCAGCGCGTACGCGCGCATGATGGTGGGGACACCTACGCGAGACTGCACGAGCGGGTATCGCTGCTACAACGCCGCGATGCTTCGCACCATCCCCATCATGGCGATCCAATCAGAGGGCTACAGCTTCCTCATCGAGTTGCTCGCCGGGTTGCGCGACCGCAACGCCACGATCGTCGAGGTGCCGATTACCTACGTCGATCGACGCCACGGCGCATCGAAGATCTCCAAGTCCATCATCTTCGAGGCGCTCGGGCGCACGACCTCGGTCGGCCTCGCGCGCGTGACAGGTAAGCGCCGGCGCGAAGCCGGTTCGGTGGGGCCGAGCTGA